A single window of Chlamydia ibidis 10-1398/6 DNA harbors:
- the recF gene encoding DNA replication/repair protein RecF (All proteins in this family for which functions are known are DNA-binding proteins that assist the filamentation of RecA onto DNA for the initiation of recombination or recombinational repair.) — protein sequence MNIVSLYLKDFRNHKDTTIRFAPRMNYIFGNNAQGKTNILEALYVLSLGRSFRTQRLSEAIAFGHDYFFLKMHFVRESIPHTLSIYVDKIGKKVLYDDIPIKTLSQLLGIIPTVLSSSRDQLLISGTPSDRRLFLNLLLSQSDHEYSQKLTYYQRALNQRNALLKTKHLDTLSVWNEQLATLGATLTVKRYICCQKINLLLKSLWNNSLGENLLIKFKSSCIKQNSLSESSVAEELHKQLESSLQRDLDLGNTTVGPHREDFSLMLNELSVSQFSSEGQKHSLLALLRLAECLYLKEIHSICPLFCMDDIHAGLDSQRVSNLLNLYPFLQQTIITSTNPPSYLPTESRSFLIDQSQPSLLSEVVS from the coding sequence ATGAATATTGTTTCTTTGTATCTTAAAGACTTTAGAAATCATAAAGATACAACGATTCGGTTTGCTCCTAGGATGAATTATATTTTCGGGAATAATGCTCAAGGTAAAACGAATATCTTGGAGGCACTCTACGTCCTTTCTCTAGGGCGGTCTTTTCGTACACAACGTTTGAGCGAAGCTATCGCTTTTGGTCATGACTATTTTTTTTTGAAAATGCACTTTGTGAGAGAATCTATCCCTCACACTTTGTCAATATATGTTGACAAAATTGGAAAAAAAGTTTTGTACGATGATATTCCTATTAAAACTCTTTCGCAACTTCTAGGGATTATTCCCACCGTGTTATCCTCGTCCCGGGATCAGTTACTAATCTCTGGAACACCTTCGGATCGTAGGTTATTTTTAAATTTGCTGCTCTCTCAATCTGATCACGAGTATTCTCAAAAACTTACATATTATCAGCGTGCTTTAAACCAGAGAAACGCCTTACTAAAAACTAAGCATTTGGATACTTTATCAGTCTGGAATGAACAATTAGCAACTCTCGGAGCTACTCTTACAGTTAAGCGTTATATTTGTTGTCAGAAAATAAACCTCCTACTTAAAAGTCTGTGGAATAATTCTTTAGGAGAAAATCTCCTAATTAAATTTAAAAGCTCTTGTATCAAACAGAACTCGTTATCTGAATCTTCTGTTGCAGAAGAACTCCATAAACAACTCGAGTCCTCTCTGCAGCGGGATTTAGATCTAGGCAATACAACTGTCGGTCCGCATCGCGAAGACTTTTCTCTTATGCTCAATGAGTTATCCGTTTCACAATTTTCCAGTGAAGGACAAAAACATAGCCTTTTGGCACTTTTAAGACTTGCTGAGTGCCTTTATCTCAAAGAGATTCATTCAATATGTCCCCTATTTTGTATGGATGACATTCACGCTGGATTAGATTCTCAACGAGTATCTAATCTTTTGAACCTCTATCCCTTCCTGCAACAAACGATAATTACTTCTACGAATCCTCCTTCCTATCTTCCAACGGAAAGTAGGTCTTTTTTAATCGATCAATCTCAACCAAGTTTATTGTCAGAAGTTGTTTCCTAA
- the dxr gene encoding 1-deoxy-D-xylulose-5-phosphate reductoisomerase — translation MKRLAILGSTGSVGRQALQIVRNLPDSFSVVSLAAHGNNSQLLCEQILEFSPRYVSVFSQDVYQKLRDLFPNIEVALGDDGLIGATTHEDVDTIIAASSGVVALPAIIEGIRSRKNLALANKEVLVSAGEIIQDMTRTYGVKILPIDSEHNALYQCLEGRRREDIKKLILTASGGPLLNKSKEELNFVTIQEVLQHPTWNMGTKITVDSSTLVNKGLEIIEAYWLFGLENVEIDAIMHPQSLVHGMVEFQDGTIISAMNPPSMLFPIQYALTAPYRYSAPAEGMSFHTKQVLEFFPIDTELFPSILLAKEVLKSKGSAGSFFNAANETLVARFLKEEITWRGILDKLVQLMGNHRVHPCNSLDDIFAVDKEARALAQEI, via the coding sequence TTGAAACGTTTAGCTATTTTAGGATCTACCGGAAGTGTGGGCAGGCAGGCATTACAAATTGTAAGAAACTTGCCAGATTCGTTTAGTGTGGTTTCTCTTGCAGCTCATGGAAATAACTCTCAGTTGCTGTGTGAGCAAATTCTAGAATTTTCTCCTAGGTATGTTTCTGTTTTCAGTCAGGATGTATACCAAAAGCTACGTGATTTGTTCCCAAATATTGAAGTAGCTCTAGGAGATGATGGCCTTATAGGAGCCACTACACACGAAGATGTTGATACTATCATTGCGGCCTCCTCTGGGGTGGTAGCTCTTCCTGCTATTATTGAAGGGATCAGATCTAGAAAAAATTTAGCTTTAGCGAATAAAGAAGTTCTTGTTTCTGCTGGTGAGATCATACAAGATATGACAAGAACCTATGGTGTTAAAATTCTTCCAATTGATAGTGAGCATAATGCCTTGTATCAATGCTTAGAAGGGCGTAGAAGAGAAGATATCAAGAAACTTATTTTGACAGCTTCAGGTGGTCCTTTACTAAACAAGTCAAAAGAGGAATTGAATTTTGTAACTATCCAAGAAGTCTTACAGCATCCTACGTGGAATATGGGGACTAAGATTACTGTTGATTCTTCTACTTTGGTTAACAAGGGATTGGAAATTATAGAGGCTTACTGGTTATTCGGGCTCGAAAACGTGGAAATTGATGCTATTATGCACCCTCAGAGTTTAGTGCATGGCATGGTGGAATTTCAAGACGGGACTATTATTTCAGCTATGAATCCTCCCAGTATGCTATTCCCGATACAGTATGCGTTAACTGCTCCTTATCGTTATTCTGCTCCGGCTGAGGGTATGAGTTTTCATACTAAGCAAGTATTAGAATTTTTCCCAATAGATACAGAGCTTTTCCCAAGTATTCTCTTAGCTAAAGAGGTCTTAAAGAGTAAAGGGTCTGCTGGAAGTTTTTTCAATGCGGCTAATGAGACATTGGTAGCAAGATTTTTGAAAGAGGAAATTACTTGGAGAGGTATACTGGATAAGCTTGTGCAGCTCATGGGGAACCATAGAGTGCATCCCTGTAATTCACTGGATGATATTTTTGCAGTTGATAAAGAAGCTAGAGCTCTTGCTCAGGAGATATAG
- a CDS encoding metal ABC transporter permease yields MLNCVFVDAIFLSSFLTVVLICMTAALWGTLLLVGKQPLLSESLSHACYPGLLLGALVGCKCSVFSNTLFPTIILGVIASISGYKAIIFLERKFGVHRDSALCFILVSFFACGVLLASYVKDCCPTLYNRINAYLYGQAATLGYSEAKVAAGVFLISIFVLWLFYRQLVVSIFDREFASTCGLRMCFAENILLIFTSLVIVGGVRSVGIILIAAMFVAPALAARQMSNRLGTILLLASLFGGLSGALGCYISVTLSCQVMTAEHISTISLPTGPLVVVISGMFTFLCLLFSPKSGWVVRWIRRRYFSFTKKQEHLLKVFWYLLEEHITAVKEHTFVQSYKYHEYFGSKSFPRLRIFFLQLRGLLKRTECYWSLTEKGRNEAKRLVRAHRLWESYLVESLDFKKGNVHQFAEEIEHVFTDELEEAIVARLQDPDYDPHNRLIPKRKHHQEE; encoded by the coding sequence ATGCTAAATTGTGTCTTTGTGGATGCCATATTTTTGTCCAGCTTTCTAACGGTTGTTCTCATTTGTATGACAGCAGCTTTGTGGGGTACTCTGTTACTTGTTGGGAAGCAACCTCTGCTTAGTGAGAGCCTATCACATGCATGTTATCCGGGTCTATTATTAGGAGCGCTTGTTGGATGTAAGTGCAGTGTATTCTCTAATACCCTTTTCCCTACTATAATTTTAGGGGTAATCGCATCCATATCAGGTTACAAGGCGATTATATTTTTGGAACGCAAATTTGGAGTGCATAGAGATTCAGCTTTGTGCTTTATTCTTGTCTCTTTCTTTGCCTGCGGAGTTCTGTTAGCGAGTTATGTCAAGGATTGTTGTCCAACTCTCTATAATCGTATTAATGCTTATTTGTATGGACAAGCGGCTACTTTAGGATATTCTGAGGCAAAAGTCGCTGCAGGAGTATTTCTTATATCTATATTTGTTTTGTGGTTATTCTATCGTCAGCTTGTGGTCTCTATTTTTGATAGAGAATTTGCTTCCACTTGTGGACTAAGGATGTGTTTTGCTGAAAATATCCTTCTCATATTCACTTCTTTAGTTATTGTTGGGGGAGTGCGTTCTGTAGGTATTATTCTTATTGCTGCAATGTTTGTTGCTCCAGCTTTAGCTGCTAGACAAATGTCTAATCGTTTAGGTACCATACTATTGTTGGCTTCGTTATTTGGAGGATTGTCTGGGGCATTAGGCTGCTATATTTCCGTAACTTTAAGTTGTCAAGTAATGACAGCAGAACATATCTCTACTATTTCTCTACCTACAGGCCCTTTAGTTGTCGTTATTTCGGGCATGTTTACTTTTTTGTGTCTTCTATTTTCTCCTAAGTCAGGATGGGTTGTCCGATGGATCCGGAGAAGATATTTTTCTTTCACAAAGAAGCAAGAACATTTACTGAAAGTATTTTGGTATCTCCTGGAGGAACATATTACTGCAGTAAAAGAACATACTTTTGTACAATCTTATAAATATCATGAATATTTCGGCTCTAAGTCATTCCCGAGATTAAGAATTTTTTTCCTACAGTTACGCGGATTACTAAAACGGACCGAGTGTTATTGGTCTTTGACGGAGAAAGGACGAAATGAGGCCAAAAGATTAGTCCGTGCTCATAGGTTGTGGGAATCTTATCTTGTTGAGTCCTTGGATTTCAAAAAAGGAAATGTGCATCAGTTTGCAGAAGAAATAGAACATGTTTTCACGGATGAACTAGAAGAAGCTATTGTAGCAAGACTCCAGGATCCTGATTATGACCCCCACAATCGTCTAATACCTAAAAGAAAACATCATCAGGAGGAATAA
- a CDS encoding site-2 protease family protein, which produces MTIIYFILSALALGVLVLIHELGHLLAAKAVGMFVESFSIGFGPSLFKKKIGNTEYRIGVILFGGYVRIKGMERNKKKDSQISEESVYDIPQGFFSKSPWKRIIVLAAGPLANILLAFVAFGALYLSGGRNKPYSEHSQIVGWANPILKEKGIKLGDRIHTCNGKPYLGDKDAFTSALLDGHLALNGVHPGYLYGAPSEFSVDVSFDPEREGVPCLGASYLLFYDKAPLSSQSPMINAGLTKDDRLVWMDGELLFSTAQVSKILNEGYALVKVLRRGQEFLTRQPRVLAGTLGMSAYIRNELIDNQYEAGIKGKWTSLYVLPYAINSYGYVESELAPIDPESPFPYIEDRLELGDRIIAIDSMPVSSSIDILRLVQNHKVTIIVQKMQPDQLVEVDTSVADTRFIESYDSRDLLKIINSLGSSEEVKTAGQYRLLAPIQPKPWISIYSEERLNPQRELAKKIKNQDKQRYYLEKIEEEKHKLSLGIPLQDAIVRYNPSPTYLVGYVIRESLRTMRALVTGQINHQWLSGPVGIVKILHTGWSLGLGEALFWIGLISVNLAVLNFLPIPVLDGGYIVLCLWEIITRRRLNMRVIERVLVVFLILLIIFFIFLTCQDLLRSFVG; this is translated from the coding sequence ATGACGATCATTTATTTTATTCTTTCTGCCCTTGCTTTGGGAGTTTTGGTATTAATCCATGAATTGGGTCATTTACTTGCGGCTAAGGCGGTAGGCATGTTTGTTGAGAGCTTTAGTATAGGTTTCGGACCGTCTTTATTCAAAAAGAAAATAGGCAATACCGAATATCGTATAGGAGTTATTCTTTTTGGAGGATATGTCCGTATTAAAGGGATGGAAAGGAATAAGAAAAAGGATTCTCAAATTAGTGAAGAATCTGTTTATGATATTCCTCAAGGGTTTTTTAGTAAGTCTCCTTGGAAGCGAATTATTGTTTTGGCAGCAGGACCTTTGGCTAATATACTACTTGCATTTGTAGCTTTTGGAGCTCTATATCTTTCTGGAGGCAGGAATAAACCATATTCTGAACATTCACAGATCGTCGGTTGGGCAAATCCTATCTTAAAAGAAAAGGGTATTAAACTAGGTGATAGGATCCATACTTGTAACGGTAAGCCCTATTTAGGAGATAAGGATGCGTTTACTTCTGCTTTGCTTGATGGTCATCTCGCGTTGAATGGCGTGCACCCTGGTTACTTATACGGTGCGCCTAGCGAGTTCTCCGTTGATGTTTCGTTTGATCCTGAACGCGAAGGAGTCCCTTGCTTAGGTGCTAGCTATCTTTTGTTTTATGATAAAGCTCCCCTTTCTTCTCAATCTCCAATGATTAATGCGGGGTTGACGAAGGATGACCGTTTAGTGTGGATGGATGGGGAACTATTATTTTCAACAGCACAAGTTTCTAAGATTCTAAACGAAGGTTATGCCCTTGTTAAAGTTTTGCGTAGGGGGCAGGAATTCTTGACACGTCAACCTCGAGTTTTAGCAGGCACTCTTGGTATGTCGGCTTACATTAGAAACGAACTTATTGATAATCAGTATGAGGCAGGGATCAAAGGAAAATGGACGTCATTGTATGTTTTGCCTTATGCTATTAATAGCTACGGTTATGTTGAAAGTGAATTGGCCCCTATCGATCCCGAATCTCCTTTCCCTTATATTGAGGATAGATTAGAGCTAGGTGATCGTATCATTGCAATTGATAGTATGCCGGTTAGCAGCAGTATAGATATTTTGCGCTTAGTTCAGAATCATAAAGTAACTATTATTGTTCAGAAAATGCAACCTGATCAACTTGTTGAAGTTGATACATCTGTAGCGGATACTCGTTTTATAGAGTCTTATGACTCTAGAGATCTTTTAAAAATTATTAATTCTCTTGGTTCTTCAGAAGAAGTAAAAACAGCGGGACAATATCGTCTTTTAGCCCCTATTCAGCCCAAACCCTGGATCTCCATTTATTCTGAGGAACGTTTGAATCCTCAGAGGGAATTAGCAAAGAAAATCAAAAATCAGGATAAGCAACGTTATTATCTAGAAAAAATAGAGGAAGAGAAGCACAAACTATCCTTAGGTATACCTCTCCAAGACGCTATTGTTAGGTATAATCCTTCTCCGACGTATTTGGTAGGTTATGTTATTCGTGAAAGTCTAAGAACGATGCGAGCTTTAGTTACTGGACAGATTAATCACCAATGGTTATCTGGGCCCGTTGGTATTGTAAAAATACTTCATACTGGATGGTCATTAGGTTTAGGCGAAGCACTGTTTTGGATAGGTTTAATTAGCGTAAATTTAGCTGTGCTAAATTTCTTGCCGATACCGGTTTTAGATGGCGGTTATATAGTACTTTGTCTTTGGGAAATAATTACTCGCCGTCGTTTAAATATGCGTGTTATCGAAAGGGTGCTCGTAGTTTTTCTTATACTTTTAATTATCTTCTTTATTTTTCTGACTTGCCAAGATCTCTTGAGATCTTTTGTTGGCTAG
- a CDS encoding metal ABC transporter permease yields the protein MIGAFSPYHGVSFINFFIVFFSRLLSGKLFTSQLFIDDIQIIVFLMLAISGACVGTFLVLKKMAMYANAVSHTVLFGLVCICLFTQQISSLSLRDLTLASICTALLTGFMIYFIRNLFQVSEEASTALVFSLLFSLSLVLLVFLTRNAHIGTELVLGNADSLAVGDIFPMFVILICNLVLSLITFRSFICVSFDSVFSSSIGIPVKLVDYLMILQLSANLVCAFKAIGVLMALAFLLIPGLTSKLFVTSVREMLFWSLVFGLVAALLAPALSRAFLTYFNIGLSTAGLSVFILASIYCLVALYNHKKKCYNRSSSKA from the coding sequence ATGATAGGGGCATTTTCTCCATACCATGGAGTTTCTTTTATTAACTTTTTTATAGTGTTTTTTTCTAGATTATTATCGGGCAAACTATTTACTAGTCAGTTGTTTATTGATGATATCCAAATTATCGTATTTCTAATGTTGGCTATCTCTGGAGCTTGTGTCGGAACGTTTTTAGTTCTGAAGAAAATGGCTATGTATGCAAATGCCGTTTCTCACACCGTCTTATTTGGTCTCGTGTGTATTTGTTTATTCACTCAGCAAATCAGTAGTCTAAGTCTAAGAGATCTAACTTTAGCTTCTATTTGTACAGCTCTCTTAACTGGCTTTATGATTTATTTTATTAGAAATCTTTTCCAGGTATCAGAAGAAGCTAGTACGGCTTTAGTATTTTCTTTGTTATTTTCTTTGAGCTTAGTTTTATTAGTGTTTTTAACTCGTAACGCTCATATAGGGACAGAACTTGTCCTCGGTAATGCTGATTCATTGGCAGTAGGAGACATTTTCCCTATGTTTGTTATACTCATCTGTAATCTAGTGCTTTCCCTCATCACATTTCGTAGTTTTATATGTGTTTCCTTCGACTCTGTATTTTCATCTTCTATAGGCATACCAGTTAAACTTGTCGATTATCTCATGATTCTTCAGCTTTCTGCGAATCTAGTTTGTGCTTTCAAAGCAATTGGGGTGCTTATGGCATTGGCATTTCTTTTGATACCTGGGTTAACCTCTAAATTATTTGTTACTTCAGTCAGGGAAATGCTATTTTGGTCCCTAGTTTTTGGTTTAGTTGCTGCTCTTCTCGCCCCCGCATTGTCTCGTGCTTTTCTAACTTATTTTAACATAGGTTTGTCTACAGCGGGGCTTTCTGTATTTATTTTGGCATCAATTTACTGCTTGGTTGCTTTGTATAATCATAAAAAAAAATGTTATAATAGATCTTCTAGTAAAGCCTGA
- the dnaN gene encoding DNA polymerase III subunit beta has protein sequence MKFVVSRNELGNLIKKIQSVVPQNTPIPVLTHVLIETCNDELIFTATDLTVSTRCVTKARVYESGAVSIPSKRFFQLVKELTEANLEISASSSEMATITSGSSCFRLLSMGKEDFPMLPDMQNSVRFTLPADQLKEMFQRTSFAVSREESRYVLTGVLLTIANGIVTVVGTDGKRLAKTDLEVTLDKSFLGEYIIPIKAVEEIIKMCSDDAQATIFLDQAKIAVECDNTLLITKLLSGEFPDFSPVISTQSNVKLDLHREELMTLLKQVALFTNESSHSVKFTFTPGELTLTANCTKVGEGKVSMAVNYAGDLLEIAFNPFFFLDILKHSKDELVSLGISDSYNPGIITDSTRSLFVIMPMRLHDD, from the coding sequence ATGAAATTCGTTGTTTCAAGAAATGAATTAGGAAATCTGATTAAAAAAATTCAGAGCGTTGTTCCTCAAAATACTCCTATTCCGGTGTTGACGCACGTTCTCATAGAGACTTGTAATGATGAGTTGATCTTCACTGCAACAGATTTAACGGTGAGCACGCGTTGCGTCACCAAGGCACGAGTTTATGAATCTGGGGCAGTCTCTATCCCTTCTAAGAGATTTTTTCAGTTAGTCAAGGAGTTAACAGAGGCAAATCTTGAAATTTCTGCTAGCAGTAGTGAAATGGCAACAATTACCTCCGGCTCCTCCTGTTTTCGGTTATTGAGTATGGGTAAGGAAGATTTTCCCATGCTTCCTGATATGCAAAATTCTGTGCGTTTCACGTTACCTGCTGATCAACTAAAAGAGATGTTCCAAAGAACCTCTTTCGCTGTTTCTCGAGAGGAAAGCCGCTATGTTCTCACGGGTGTTTTGCTGACTATTGCAAATGGCATCGTTACCGTTGTGGGGACAGATGGTAAACGCCTAGCTAAAACAGACTTAGAAGTTACTTTAGATAAAAGTTTTCTTGGAGAATACATCATCCCGATAAAGGCCGTTGAAGAAATTATTAAAATGTGCTCTGACGATGCACAGGCCACTATTTTCTTAGACCAAGCTAAGATCGCAGTAGAATGCGATAACACTCTTTTAATTACCAAACTATTATCCGGAGAATTTCCTGATTTTTCTCCAGTTATCTCTACACAAAGTAATGTTAAATTAGACCTGCACAGAGAAGAACTCATGACTTTGCTCAAGCAAGTTGCCTTATTTACTAATGAGTCTTCCCATTCAGTTAAGTTTACTTTCACTCCTGGAGAATTAACCCTTACAGCTAATTGCACTAAGGTAGGAGAAGGCAAAGTAAGTATGGCGGTTAATTACGCTGGAGATTTATTGGAGATTGCTTTTAATCCTTTCTTCTTCCTGGATATCTTGAAGCATAGTAAGGATGAGTTAGTGAGTTTGGGCATTTCAGATTCTTATAATCCTGGAATTATTACTGATTCTACAAGAAGTTTATTTGTAATAATGCCAATGCGCTTGCACGATGATTAA
- a CDS encoding FAD:protein FMN transferase: MGKLSKILLLISVTLLFAGCSSKMTCIEGERMTIPFRIIIGKALSSQEHSKLEEEVNAVFRLIDTTYNNWNINSEISKINRAPSGIPIPISNELVMFLASVNQLYSISGGRFDPTMGTLKTVWLLYLKQNLLPPPELLESYRNAITWGNISIDFANQTITKKNSLVQIDLCGTIKGYAVDCILETCKQVSKDNYVEWGGEIKTSGCHPSGRPWRVASSATQNILELSDTAIATSGNYYQQWRVAGKIYTHIIDPSSGIPLEANEQTISSVSVIDPSCAFADAMATVLMTFSSPEEAREWAKKNKILAYINGTSAS, from the coding sequence ATGGGAAAGTTGTCAAAAATTCTTCTCCTGATCAGCGTTACTTTATTATTTGCAGGCTGCTCATCAAAAATGACATGCATAGAAGGTGAGCGCATGACAATTCCATTTCGGATTATCATTGGTAAAGCTTTGTCTTCGCAAGAACATTCAAAACTAGAAGAAGAAGTTAATGCTGTCTTTAGACTAATAGATACCACCTATAATAATTGGAACATAAATTCAGAAATTTCGAAAATTAACCGAGCCCCTTCTGGAATTCCTATTCCTATTTCTAATGAATTAGTAATGTTTCTTGCTTCTGTTAATCAGCTATACTCTATATCTGGAGGACGTTTTGACCCTACAATGGGAACACTGAAAACTGTGTGGTTACTTTACCTAAAACAAAACTTACTTCCTCCCCCAGAATTACTAGAATCTTATCGTAATGCCATCACATGGGGAAATATTAGTATTGATTTTGCAAATCAAACAATAACCAAAAAAAATTCTTTAGTGCAAATTGATCTCTGTGGGACAATCAAGGGGTACGCAGTTGATTGCATTCTGGAAACTTGTAAACAAGTTTCTAAAGATAATTATGTTGAATGGGGCGGAGAAATCAAAACATCGGGATGCCATCCATCTGGAAGACCCTGGAGAGTAGCCTCTTCTGCTACTCAAAACATTCTAGAGTTGAGTGATACCGCAATAGCCACTAGTGGAAATTACTACCAACAATGGCGAGTAGCCGGGAAAATTTATACACATATCATTGACCCAAGCTCTGGAATTCCTCTAGAAGCTAACGAACAAACTATTTCCTCTGTTTCTGTGATAGATCCTTCTTGCGCTTTTGCTGATGCTATGGCGACAGTCTTAATGACGTTTAGTAGCCCAGAAGAAGCCAGAGAATGGGCAAAAAAAAATAAAATTCTTGCTTATATTAACGGTACTTCTGCTTCATAG
- the smpB gene encoding SsrA-binding protein SmpB, with product MAGKEIVSNRKALYNYEVLDTLEAGIVLTGTEIKSLRDHGGNLADAYVLISEGEAWLVNSSISPYRFGNINNHEERRKRKLLLHKYEIRKLAGKTAQKGITLIPLGMFLSKGYVKVRVGCCRGKKAHDKRQSIIEKEKKREIAAAMKQKYR from the coding sequence ATGGCTGGTAAGGAAATAGTTTCTAATCGTAAAGCTTTGTATAACTACGAAGTATTGGACACTTTAGAAGCAGGTATTGTGCTTACTGGTACAGAAATTAAGTCTCTTCGTGATCATGGAGGGAATCTAGCCGATGCTTATGTTTTAATTTCCGAAGGAGAAGCTTGGTTAGTCAACTCTAGTATTTCTCCTTATCGTTTCGGGAATATTAATAACCATGAGGAACGCCGTAAACGCAAGTTACTTCTTCATAAATATGAGATTCGTAAACTAGCTGGTAAAACTGCTCAAAAGGGCATTACGCTGATTCCTTTAGGTATGTTTTTGTCAAAAGGATATGTAAAAGTTCGTGTAGGATGTTGCCGTGGTAAAAAAGCCCACGATAAGCGTCAATCAATTATAGAAAAAGAAAAGAAACGGGAAATTGCAGCTGCTATGAAGCAGAAGTACCGTTAA
- a CDS encoding esterase/lipase family protein translates to MKNFLLTILLLIIGAPLLAETSIIQTLPSGIDGMKETSQQKESVVCVHAFLRSYRSLKPIGHVLEKDNYDVFIWNYETRKFTLERHAEHLNKLLKRIAELKPGVPINFVTHSVGGVIVRVALARSDCPEEAKKGRAILMAPPNAGSTLARRYRSLAVVQFIFGGKLGRQLLTYSPNRMLNIAKIPPTVDVLILSGNKRSRFIPFRLNGENDGKVCTVETQLDTPHKGYVINTNHTYIITDRKSLFLMREFLKHGKTTPVIEQVPEDLEQKVKENKQKSSRLNPSQNKDIYVIHCFGSHPYNLYGFPKTWKPSQQKISRDLGKSEK, encoded by the coding sequence ATGAAGAATTTTTTATTAACAATACTACTCCTAATAATAGGAGCCCCTTTACTTGCAGAAACATCTATCATTCAAACTCTTCCTTCTGGAATAGATGGGATGAAGGAAACTTCGCAACAAAAGGAATCTGTTGTATGTGTTCATGCTTTTTTGAGATCCTACAGATCTCTTAAGCCTATAGGTCATGTTTTGGAAAAGGACAATTATGATGTGTTTATCTGGAACTATGAAACTAGGAAATTTACTTTAGAAAGGCATGCTGAACACCTAAACAAACTGTTAAAACGAATAGCTGAATTAAAGCCTGGTGTTCCGATTAACTTTGTTACTCATTCAGTTGGAGGAGTGATTGTACGTGTAGCTCTAGCTCGCTCAGATTGTCCGGAGGAGGCGAAAAAAGGAAGAGCTATTCTTATGGCTCCCCCTAATGCGGGTTCTACATTAGCAAGACGATATCGATCCTTAGCAGTTGTACAATTCATATTTGGAGGAAAATTGGGAAGACAGTTGTTAACCTACTCCCCTAATAGAATGCTCAATATTGCAAAAATCCCGCCCACAGTAGATGTACTAATCCTCAGTGGAAACAAAAGAAGTAGATTTATTCCGTTCCGATTAAATGGAGAAAATGACGGTAAAGTCTGCACCGTAGAAACACAGTTAGATACTCCCCATAAGGGATATGTAATTAATACGAATCATACTTATATAATTACAGATCGAAAGTCTCTCTTTCTAATGAGAGAATTTTTAAAACATGGAAAAACAACTCCTGTAATTGAACAAGTCCCCGAAGATTTAGAACAAAAGGTGAAAGAAAATAAGCAGAAAAGCTCGAGATTAAACCCAAGCCAAAACAAGGACATCTACGTAATCCACTGTTTTGGCTCTCATCCTTATAATCTTTATGGTTTTCCAAAAACCTGGAAGCCTAGCCAACAAAAGATCTCAAGAGATCTTGGCAAGTCAGAAAAATAA